The following proteins come from a genomic window of Candidatus Abyssobacteria bacterium SURF_5:
- a CDS encoding DUF374 domain-containing protein yields the protein MSDAQRKKKKYSWLRRLGQRAAVVIIPLLYNSYMWLVYHTSEILLDEMSSLWEATARGENMVAAVWHQDAIISPFCQRGHAVLVMVSRSRLGDVLTEIFRRCHFIAIRGGSSKGGREALGETIEYMKTHRGVLCGMAVDGSRGPARKAKMGTIKLAQAAGIPIYPLRAWAKRKVHAPTWDQTLIPFPFNKLAFFLGEPLVVPPDSGYEELEEFRRELERRLNELVSKSENFFR from the coding sequence ATGAGCGATGCACAGAGAAAAAAGAAGAAATATTCCTGGCTGAGGAGACTGGGGCAACGCGCGGCAGTGGTTATCATTCCCCTGCTTTACAACTCCTACATGTGGTTGGTGTACCACACCAGCGAGATACTGCTGGACGAGATGTCGTCCCTCTGGGAAGCGACGGCACGCGGAGAGAATATGGTGGCGGCCGTCTGGCATCAAGACGCCATTATCAGCCCGTTTTGCCAGCGGGGTCATGCAGTTCTTGTGATGGTGAGCCGGAGCAGGTTAGGCGACGTCCTGACCGAGATATTTCGGCGATGCCACTTTATTGCCATCCGCGGTGGGAGTTCAAAAGGCGGAAGAGAAGCGCTCGGGGAAACGATCGAATACATGAAGACCCATAGAGGGGTACTGTGCGGAATGGCGGTGGACGGTTCGCGCGGGCCGGCACGAAAGGCAAAAATGGGGACCATAAAACTTGCTCAAGCGGCTGGAATCCCCATTTACCCGCTTCGTGCGTGGGCAAAGCGAAAGGTTCATGCGCCCACATGGGATCAAACGCTCATTCCCTTCCCCTTCAACAAGCTGGCGTTCTTTCTGGGGGAACCTCTGGTTGTTCCGCCCGACAGCGGTTATGAAGAGCTTGAAGAATTCCGCCGGGAACTCGAGCGCCGGCTGAATGAACTGGTAAGCAAGTCGGAGAATTTCTTTCGGTGA
- a CDS encoding response regulator: MVKKEADLASSKTVLLVDDERNALVALAKILREDGYHVVVASTEEQALNRLSRWKFDFIITDLFLLKSCCVNLLNRIKTLKPRIPVILTTAHGDINRYLDEASLDGMQRLSKPIKYEELMRVISTIEAQATGQTSAESGSGP; this comes from the coding sequence ATCGTCAAAAAAGAGGCGGATTTGGCATCTTCGAAGACAGTTCTTTTAGTGGATGACGAGCGGAATGCACTCGTGGCTCTGGCAAAAATATTGCGAGAAGACGGATACCACGTGGTCGTGGCTTCGACTGAAGAACAGGCCCTCAATCGGCTGAGCCGGTGGAAATTTGATTTTATCATTACCGACCTGTTCTTGCTGAAGAGCTGTTGCGTAAATTTGCTTAATAGAATTAAAACCCTGAAACCGCGTATCCCCGTGATCCTTACAACCGCCCACGGAGATATCAATAGATACTTGGATGAAGCCAGTTTGGACGGAATGCAGCGCCTCTCAAAGCCGATCAAATACGAGGAATTGATGCGCGTCATCAGTACAATCGAGGCCCAGGCGACGGGACAAACCAGCGCTGAAAGCGGAAGCGGCCCTTGA